In the Brassica napus cultivar Da-Ae chromosome A7, Da-Ae, whole genome shotgun sequence genome, one interval contains:
- the LOC106356622 gene encoding glyoxylase I 4: MEQKKNKSDESRPPLMALNHVSRLCRDVKKSLEFYTKVLGFVETERPASLDFDGAWLFNYGVGIHLVQAKDEEKLPSNTDHLDPMDNHISFQCEDMEALEKRLKEVDVKYIKRTVGEQEDAAIDQLFFNDPDGFMVEICNCENLELKPRDSADAIRLPGDRHAPPVSLPGSSDHADDTRLPQTNS, encoded by the coding sequence ATGGAgcaaaagaagaacaaaagcGATGAATCAAGGCCGCCATTGATGGCGTTAAACCATGTATCAAGACTTTGCAGAGACGTCAAAAAGTCTCTCGAGTTCTATACCAAAGTGTTAGGGTTCGTGGAGACAGAGCGACCCGCGTCCCTAGACTTCGACGGTGCGTGGCTATTCAACTACGGTGTTGGGATCCATTTGGTGCAGGCTAAAGACGAAGAGAAGCTACCTTCCAACACGGACCATTTGGACCCGATGGATAATCACATATCGTTCCAGTGCGAAGACATGGAAGCTTTGGAGAAGAGGCTCAAGGAAGTGGATGTGAAGTACATCAAGAGGACGGTCGGTGAGCAGGAAGACGCAGCTATCGACCAGCTCTTCTTTAATGACCCCGATGGTTTCATGGTCGAGATCTGTAACTGCGAGAATCTGGAGCTTAAACCGCGCGATTCAGCTGATGCTATACGTCTCCCGGGTGATCGACACGCGCCTCCTGTTTCTCTCCCTGGCTCGTCCGACCATGCAGATGATACTAGGCTCCCTCAGACCAATTCTTAA
- the LOC106352589 gene encoding zinc finger CCCH domain-containing protein 24 has product MTSSSLDELPSAAETLTSQIPSDTAPIDPIPSSNDAEAVGEKRKRDDDEKTTNLESSTPSPWFKTSLCSYFRRQGSCSHGAACKYAHGENELRQKPDNTWDPTSERGKKAKMMSENAVKEEEEVGDVMFTEEMMDDNDGGGDGGVHDLSLSKCLVHLPTKWQSDDLKTFLREQGVEYKFAKKRRGMMVGFLTFENAEQLKNGVEILEGKNVNNKSLKMADVLPRTFDKNGAKNPAAKLKSAREAVTPLADLSYADQLEQKKASIAQMLKKLTRNARKACPNGKSLPEWVLQSREIGGLSCKLEGIIESPLVNGYRNKCEFSTGYSVEGKLTVGFMLGNFSAGVTAVEEAVNCPNISKLACRYASIFQSFLEKSRLPVWNRFKSCGFWRQLTVREGSKPGVVSSDEDADSRIAEVMLMVQVCTTDTDEAEVATEFEEMAKAFAEGARASSPPLPLTVLVVQDHVGISNVAPPDCPLRLLPIPVSDNGTTHQDQSTNVLTEARIHDHINNLRFSISPTAFFQVNTCAAEKLYSLAGDWADLGPDTLLFDVCCGTGTIGLTLAHRVGMVIGIEMNASAVSDAERNAKINGISNCKFICSKAEDVMSSLLTEYLDVSETEEAKPPSDDLDKQNSSAEEISNSEVENNEQKDSSSSEPERSAKPQFKNVVAIVDPPRPGLHPDVIKALRTHPRLKTLVYISCNPETLVANAIELCTPSFEKTGQENKGYRRQSRMGTAALARHRAKKMPASEPFKPVKAMAVDLFPHTDHCEMVMLLNR; this is encoded by the exons ATGACGTCATCTTCACTCGACGAGCTCCCTTCCGCCGCCGAAACCCTGACATCCCAGATTCCCTCCGACACCGCTCCCATCGACCCAATCCCATCTTCCAATGACGCCGAAGCCGTGGGGGAGAAACGTAAGCGCGACGACGACGAGAAGACCACCAATCTCGAATCCTCCACTCCTTCGCCGTGGTTCAAGACCAGCCTCTGCTCCTACTTCCGCCGTCAGGGCTCGTGCAGCCACGGAGCCGCGTGCAAGTACGCTCACGGCGAGAATGAGCTCCGTCAGAAACCGGATAACACGTGGGACCCGACCTCCGAGCGGGGTAAGAAGGCGAAGATGATGTCGGAGAATGCCgtgaaagaggaagaagaagtgggtGACGTTATGTTCACGGAGGAGATGATGGATGATAACGATGGTGGTGGTGATGGAGGTGTTCATGATCTGTCTCTTAGTAAATGTTTGGTGCATTTGCCTACAAAGTGGCAATCAGATGATCTCAAGACCTTTCTCCGAGAGCAG GGAGTTGAATACAAGTTTGCGAAGAAAAGACGAGGAATGATGGTTGGTTTCCTGACTTTTGAGAACGCAGAACAATTGAAAAACGGCGTGGAG ATTTTGGAAGGCAAAAATGTGAATAACAAGAGTTTGAAGATGGCTGATGTCCTTCCCCGTACATTCGACAAGAACGGAGCGAAGAATCCGGCTGCTAAACTCAAAAGTGCCCGCGAAGCCGTGACTCCCTTGGCAGACCTGTCTTACGCGGACCAGCTTGAACAGAAGAAGGCTTCTATCGCGCAAATGCTTAAAAAACTT ACGAGGAATGCGCGTAAAGCTTGTCCTAATGGAAAATCACTTCCAGAATGGGTCCTTCAGTCTAGAGAAATAG GTGGTCTTTCATGTAAGCTTGAGGGGATTATAGAATCACCGCTTGTGAACGGTTACAGGAACAAGTGTGAGTTCTCAACTGGATATTCCGTTGAGGGGAAGTTAACTGTTGGATTCATGCTCGGAAATTTTAG TGCGGGTGTAACAGCAGTGGAGGAAGCTGTGAACTGTCCTAATATCTCGAAACTTGCTTGCCGTTACGCTTCAATCTTTCAGAGTTTCTTGGAAAAATCAAGGCTCCCTGTTTGGAATAGGTTTAAAAGCTGTGGCTTCTGGCGACAGTTGACG GTTCGAGAAGGGAGCAAACCTGGTGTGGTTTCAAGTGATGAAGATGCCGATTCAAGAATTGCAGAGGTTATGCTTATGGTTCAGGTTTGTACTACGGATACTGACGAGGCTGAAGTGGCGACTGAGTTTGAAGAAATGGCAAAAGCATTTGCTGAAGGAGCTAGAGCAAGCTCTCCACCTCTTCCTCTGACTGTATTAGTTGTTCAA GATCACGTAGGGATATCAAACGTTGCACCACCAGATTGTCCACTACGGTTGCTGCCTATTCCAGTGTCAGATAATGGAACAACACATCAGGATCAGTCCACCAATGTCTTGACTGAAGCTCGGATTCACGATCACATCAACAACCTTCGGTTCAGCATATCCCCAACAGCATTCTTTCAG GTTAATACATGCGCTGCGGAGAAGTTGtattcacttgctggagattGGGCTGATCTTGGTCCTGACACTTTGCTCTTTGATGTATGTTGTGGAACTGGAACAATCGGGCTTACATTAGCACATCGTGTTGGCATG GTGATTGGCATAGAAATGAATGCTTCGGCTGTATCTGATGCGGAGCGGAATGCAAAGATCAATGGCATAAGCAACTGCAAGTTCATATGTTCAAAG GCAGAGGATGTGATGAGCTCTCTACTTACAGAATACCTAGATGTGTCTGAAACTGAAGAAGCCAAACCTCCAAGTGATGATCTCGACAAACAAAATTCCTCAGCAGAAGAAATCTCAAACTCAGAAGTAGAAAACAATGAGCAGAAGGACTCCTCCTCCTCTGAGCCGGAACGATCTGCAAAACCACAATTCAAAAACGTAGTTGCTATAGTGGATCCACCTCGTCCTGGACTTCATCCAGATGTAATCAAAGCCCTGAGAACCCATCCACGGTTGAAGACGCTTGT GTACATATCGTGCAACCCTGAAACACTAGTGGCAAACGCGATAGAGCTTTGCACGCCGTCATTCGAGAAAACGGGTCAAGAGAACAAAGGCTACCGAAGACAAAGCAGGATGGGAACCGCCGCGTTGGCTCGACACAGAGCCAAGAAAATGCCTGCTTCTGAGCCTTTTAAGCCTGTCAAAGCCATGGCCGTTGACCTTTTCCCTCACACCGACCACTGCGAAATGGTAATGCTACTCAATAGgtaa
- the LOC106352588 gene encoding beta-galactosidase 8, whose amino-acid sequence MMVIAAKMVRGKKVEIVSLLILVIVMAATAATVTYDHRALVIDGKRKILISGSIHYPRSTPEMWPDLIQKSKDGGLDVIETYVFWNGHEPEKNKYNFEGRYDLVKFVKLAAKAGLYVHLRIGPYACAEWNYGGFPVWLHFVPGIKFRTDNEPFKAEMQRFTAKIVDLMKQEKLYASQGGPIILSQIENEYGNIDSAYGAAGKSYMKWSASMALSLDTGVPWNMCQQGDAPDPIINTCNGFYCDQFTPNSNNKPKMWTENWSGWFLGFGEPTPYRPVEDLAFAVARFFQRGGTFQNYYMYHGGTNFERTSGGPLISTSYDYDAPIDEYGLLRQPKWGHLRDLHKAIKLCEDALIATDPEITSLGSNLEAAVYKTSSGSCAAFLANIGTQSDATVTFNGKSYRLPAWSVSILPDCKNVAFNTAKINSATESTAFARQSLKPDGGSSAELGSQWSHIKEPIGISEADALVKPGLLEQINTTADKSDYLWYSLRMDIKGDETFLDEGSKAVLHIQSIGQVVYAFINGKLAGSGNDRTNISLDIPINLVTGKNTIDLLSVTVGLANYGAFFDIIGAGITGPVSLNSAKTGSSMDLSSHQWTYQVGLKGEDTGLGSGDSSEWVSNSPLPTNQPLVWYKTTFDAPSGSEPVAIDFTGTGKGIAWVNGQSIGRYWPTSIARTDGCVGSCNYRGTYRNDKCLKNCGKPSQTLYHVPRSWIKPSGNTLVLLEEMGGDPTKISFATKHTGSNLCLKVSESHPAPVDTWTSDSKFSNRTSPAVLSLKCPVSTQVISSIRFASFGTPTGSCGSFSHGRCNSARSLSVVQKACVGSRSCKVEVSTRVFGEPCHGVVKSLAVEAVCA is encoded by the exons ATGATGGTAATTGCAGCGAAAATGGTAAGAGGAAAGAAGGTAGAGATTGTTTCTCTACTTATTCTTGTGATAGTGATGGCGGCAACGGCGGCGACCGTGACGTATGACCACCGTGCTCTTGTAATCGACGGGAAAAGGAAGATTCTGATATCTGGCTCAATTCACTATCCTCGTAGCACTCCTGAG ATGTGGCCAGACCTTATACAGAAATCAAAGGACGGTGGCTTGGACGTTATAGAGACGTACGTGTTCTGGAATGGTCACGAGCCTGAGAAGAACAAG TATAATTTTGAAGGAAGATATGATTTAGTAAAATTTGTGAAGCTTGCTGCTAAAGCTGGTCTCTACGTTCATCTACGAATTGGTCCTTATGCTTGCGCAGAATGGAATTACGG TGGTTTCCCAGTGTGGTTACATTTTGTTCCTGGAATTAAGTTTCGAACTGACAACGAACCATTTAAG GCGGAAATGCAGCGGTTCACTGCCAAGATTGTTGATCTGATGAAGCAAGAAAAGCTATATGCATCACAAGGAGGCCCAATCATTCTCTCCCAG ATTGAGAATGAATACGGGAATATTGATTCAGCTTATGGTGCTGCTGGTAAAAGTTATATGAAGTGGTCTGCTTCTATGGCTCTTTCACTAGATACTGGAGTACCCTGGAACATGTGCCAACAAGGAGATGCTCCTGATCCCATT ATCAACACATGCAACGGTTTCTACTGTGACCAGTTTACTCCCAACTCAAACAACAAACCTAAGATGTGGACCGAGAATTGGAGTGGATG GTTCCTTGGTTTTGGAGAACCGACCCCTTACAGGCCAGTTGAAGATCTTGCATTTGCGGTCGCACGGTTTTTCCAACGAGGTGGAACTTTCCAGAACTATTACATG TATCATGGTGGAACAAACTTTGAAAGAACAAGTGGAGGACCCTTAATCTCTACTAGTTATGACTATGATGCTCCCATTGATGAGTATG gaCTTCTGAGACAACCAAAATGGGGACACTTGCGAGATCTACACAAGGCTATCAAGCTTTGTGAAGACGCCTTGATTGCTACAGATCCAGAAATTACTTCGTTAGGTTCAAATTTGGAG GCAGCTGTATACAAAACTTCATCTGGATCATGCGCTGCTTTTCTTGCAAACATCGGCACACAATCTGATGCAACTGTGACTTTCAATGGCAAATCATATCGCTTGCCTGCATGGTCCGTTAGCATCTTGCCGGATTGCAAGAATGTTGCTTTCAACACAGCAAAG ATAAATTCTGCAACGGAGTCTACCGCATTTGCTCGTCAATCATTAAAGCCAGATGGTGGTTCGTCTGCGGAACTAGGATCACAATGGAGTCACATAAAAGAACCTATTGGAATATCCGAGGCTGATGCATTGGTGAAACCTGGATTGTTGGAGCAGATTAACACTACAGCTGATAAAAGCGACTACTTGTGGTACTCACTGAG GATGGATATTAAAGGCGATGAGACTTTCCTTGATGAAGGATCCAAAGCTGTCCTTCACATCCAATCCATAGGCCAAGTGGTGTATGCTTTTATAAATGGAAAACTtgcag GAAGTGGAAATGACAGGACAAATATTTCTTTGGACATCCCAATTAATCTTGTAACTGGGAAGAACACAATTGATCTTCTTAGTGTGACCGTAGGGCTTGCG AACTATGGAGCTTTCTTTGACATAATTGGAGCAGGAATCACCGGTCCTGTGTCACTTAACAGCGCGAAAACTGGTAGCTCAATGGATTTGTCATCACACCAATGGACTTATCAG GTTGGACTCAAAGGGGAAGACACAGGTTTAGGAAGTGGAGATTCTTCTGAATGGGTTTCAAACTCTCCTTTGCCCACTAACCAGCCACTAGTTTGGTACAAG ACAACATTTGACGCTCCTTCTGGGAGTGAACCAGTAGCTATAGACTTCACAGGCACAGGAAAAGGCATTGCGTGGGTGAACGGACAGAGCATAGGTCGGTACTGGCCGACCAGTATTGCACGAACCGATGGTTGCGTAGGGTCATGCAACTATAGAGGAACTTACCGCAATGACAAATGTCTCAAGAACTGTGGAAAACCTTCGCAGACATT GTATCACGTGCCTCGCTCGTGGATTAAACCAAGCGGGAACACTCTTGTTCTGTTGGAAGAAATGGGTGGAGATCCGACAAAGATATCTTTTGCAACTAAACACACAGGAAGCAACTTGTGTTTGAAGGTGTCAGAGTCTCATCCAGCTCCTGTGGACACGTGGACTTCGGACTCCAAGTTCTCAAACAGAACTAGTCCGGCGGTTCTTTCCTTAAAATGCCCTGTCTCCACTCAGGTGATATCTTCTATAAGATTTGCAAGCTTCGGTACACCCACAGGTAGTTGCGGTAGTTTTAGCCACGGCCGTTGCAATAGCGCCCGATCTCTCTCCGTGGTTCAAAAG GCGTGTGTTGGATCAAGGAGTTGCAAAGTTGAAGTCTCGACAAGAGTCTTCGGAGAGCCTTGTCATGGCGTCGTCAAGAGCTTAGCTGTGGAAGCTGTTTGTGCATGA
- the BNAC04G15780D gene encoding uncharacterized protein BNAC04G15780D, translated as MISILAQERLLGFTLGSALTGFIVLEQRKLIHESVADRKSQSVDQSQVREGIFGKKYRMEFASVWNKAVDQTFEPAIQYLSSRKW; from the exons ATGATCAGCATTCTCGCTCAG GAGCGTCTTCTCGGCTTCACGCTGGGTAGCGCCTTGACAGGGTTCATCGTTCTCGAGCAGCGAAAACTCATCCATGAGTCCGTCGCCGATCGTAAATCTCAATCCGTCGATCAATCTCAG GTGAGAGAAGGCATATTCGGGAAGAAATATCGGATGGAGTTTGCGTCTGTGTGGAACAAAGCTGTGGACCAGACCTTTGAACCTGCCATTCAATATCTTAGCTCTCGTAAatggtag
- the LOC106352590 gene encoding putative uncharacterized protein DDB_G0290521, with the protein MATAKKLCFIVILSLCLLNVEFSRAQEDSPSPATSPEREAPAHSPLPPPSSSSPESHSSPSPSPSRSPSPSPSRSPSPSPSRSPSPSPSPSPSPSPSPSPSPEAVPLPPPASPPDSPPPSPQQEPPSPSPSSSSSSSPTPEPAAPAPAPSDDDADDDSEETENFPSPTPSPAPAEEGDPEDIKASEDGEFEQDGDEDRGMSGWKKAGIAIGGIVGVGAIAIGALVYKKRKDNLARARYTYFNQSEFL; encoded by the coding sequence ATGGCCACGGCTAAAAAGCTATGTTTCATTGTCATTCTATCATTGTGTCTCCTAAATGTGGAATTCTCGCGTGCACAGGAGGACTCTCCATCACCTGCTACCTCACCGGAACGTGAGGCACCAGCACATTCTCCTCTTCCACCaccgtcttcttcttcaccagaATCACATTCCTCTCCCTCACCATCTCCATCACGGTCACCGTCACCATCTCCATCACGGTCACCGTCACCATCTCCATCACGGTCACCATctccatcaccatcaccatcaccatcaccatcaccatcaccatcaccatcaccagAAGCGGTTCCCCTTCCGCCACCAGCTTCACCACCAGATTCTCCACCACCATCTCCTCAGCAGGAACCTCCTTCTCCATctccatcatcatcttcatcttcttctccaactCCTGAACCAGCAGCACCTGCTCCTGCTCCATCGGAcgatgatgctgatgatgattcAGAGGAGACAGAGAATTTCCCTTCTCCGACCCCATCTCCTGCGCCGGCAGAAGAGGGAGATCCAGAGGACATCAAAGCAAGCGAGGATGGTGAATTCGAGCAAGACGGAGATGAAGACCGCGGGATGAGCGGATGGAAGAAAGCAGGGATCGCCATTGGAGGAATAGTTGGAGTAGGAGCCATTGCAATAGGAGCTCTTGTTTACAAGAAACGAAAAGATAACTTAGCCAGAGCTCGTTACACTTACTTCAACCAATCAGAGTTTCTTTAA